The window GTAGAAAATCTCCTGAATGATGTCGTCGCCGAGGTCCCCGCGGCCGGTCACGCCGTCGATATAGGCGCACAACCGCGGATAAAGAGCCGTAAACACCTCTTTTACCTCCTGTTCGGTATATCCGAAATATGGAACTCCGGTATGAAACATCTTCTCTCTGGCAAGCTGACTGCTGAACGGTATCCAAAACCGTACCTTACCAGCTCACGTGCTCCGTATAAGTCGTCCCGAAGCGGTCTGTCACCCGGACCTCGCCCGCCTTCACGCCCGGCGAGGGCTTGATGCGGAACATGTGGAACGACTTCGCGGGCTGACAGTATTTGCGGGTGGTCTTATTGGTCACCGTGGCGTACAGGTCCACATAATCGGGGTCGAACTCCTCGCAGGGCTCCATCTCGCCCATCTTCACGCCGTTCTCCCACCACTCGACGGGTCCCCAGGCGTCGTCCCACGTCCAGACGTTGGCCAGCACGTAGTCGCTTCCGGTCCGCACGGGCGAATAAAGGCGCATCTGATGGCTGCGGTCCTTGCCGCAGGAGTGGTAATACCACGACACGTCGTCGCCATCGACATCGACGATCATATAGCCCTGCGGCGTGCCGTCGTTGTTGAGATGCTTGTTCAGGCGCAGCGAACCCGTCGAACGGGTGACGGTGACGGCCGTCAGGTTCTCGATGGGCATCTGTTCCGAACGGTTGTAATTGTAGATATACGTGTGGTGGTTGTGCCCGGCCCACGAATAGACGTTCCTGAACTTGAGCAGCTCGTCGCGGTAGACCGCATAGTTCCTGTTGCGGGTCGAAAAGCTGCTGTACTTCTTGAACATCTGCGAATGGGCGCAGATCATGATCGTCTTGTCCTTGGGCACGTAGCTCAGGTCCTGCCGGAGCCAGTGGGCGATCTCGTCGCTCAGCCCCAGTTCGTAGGATTTCGAGGCGTCCTCGCGCCCGTAGAGGATGTTGTCCACGAAGACGTAGTGCATGTTGCCGATATTGGCCGAATAGCAGGTCGGACCGAGGTACATCTCGAAATAGACCGTGCCCAGCGAATCGCTCAGGATGGTCGTCTGGTCGTGGTCGTGGTTGCCGATGACGTTGAAGGTCGTCGTGTTCACCCGCTCCGTGTTGTCGATATAGGCGTTGTAGACGTTCATGTCGTTGTAGACCAGGTCGCCGAGGTTGATGCCGTAGCACGGGGTCCCGATCGTGCTGCGCATGCGGATCATGTCGGGAATGACCACCGAGCGGTAAGCCTCGGCCGAACCATCGACGCCGTAGTTCTTGATCTGGGGATCGCCCTGCACGAGCAGCGTATGGTGCTCGGCGGGCGTCAGGCGCGGTTCGAGCACGAAATCGGCCTTCACCTCCTTCTGGAAGCGGTCGATGCGTTTGAAGAACTGCGGGCATCCGTGACGCGCCGGGATTTCGTATTCGGCCGGCACCGAAATGAAGACGAAGCGGCGCTGCGAAAGGTCGCTCGTCAGCGCATAGCGCCCCTCGGCGTCGGTCTGCGTGCAGTTGAGCCCGTCGCTCACCACGACGCCCTCGACGGGCAGTCCGCCGCTCGACACGACGCGGCCCGTGACATTCGGAGTCTGGGCATAGGCGGCGCAGCAGAGGAGCGCCGCCCAGATATAGATGATCAAACGTTTCATAGCTTGCGTTTTTTAATTGTTCCCGTCCCAGTAATAACAGCTTGCGAGGTCCACGACCGCCTTGTTCTTCACGACGTTGCGCCCGGTGACGAACTGTTCGAAATTCCCGGGCGAAGCCTTCGCCGCGGCATCGCGGCTCTGCGCCGACGTTCCCACGCCGCCGCCTACGCCGCACGCTTCGATGCGGTCGGTGGCGGTGCGGCCCTCGCCGAGGATCGACCCGGCCAGTCCGAACATCCCCTTCACCACGCCGCCGTTGCGGCACGCCTCGATGCGGGAGTTCCCGCCGTTCCACGTCGTCGCGGCGATACCGCCCGCCTGACCTTTCGCCCCGGCGAGCACGTCGCCGCGGTTCGTACATCCTCTGACGGAGCCGTTTTCGAACGCCGCGACGATGCCGCCCAACAAGGCACCGCCTCCTTCGACGGTCCCGAGGTTTTCGTTGCCGTCGAAATCGCAGTAGCTGGCGAAGCCGCAGATACCGGCCGCACGTCCCGATTCGGAACGCACCCGCCCCGTATTCACGCAGTCGCGCACGTCGGCGCTCACGGCCTCATTGCCGTTGACGAAGCCCACGATGCCGGCCGCCTGGATGCCGCGCGCGCTGTTGCGCGTGTTCTCGCCCAGCCCGCAGGAGACATCGCCTTCGTTGCGGCAGTCGCGGACCGAAGCGGCGTAGACGGCGTCTTTCTTGGCATAGATGTCGCCCACGATACCCCCGGCGGTCGAACGGCGGTCCACGCTCACGCCGTCGAACCGCACGGCCCCCTTGTTGCGGCAGTGCGAAACGACGACGGGACGCCCCGACAGTCCGACGATGCCGCCGACGGAAGCCTGATAGGAACTCGTCGAGGTGACGGGTGCGAAATTGTCGCAGTCGCCGACGGTCAGCGACTCGTGGGCCGAACCGCAGATGCCGGCCGTGAGGCTGTACGCATAGCCGCGCGTGGTGACGGCCCCGAAATTGTCGCAGCACATCACGTCGCCCTTGGCCATGCCGCAGATGCCGCCCGCCATCTCCTGACAGTAGCGGTCGCTGCCCTCCTCGACGCCGCGCGCCGCGGAGACGATCTCGCCGCGGTTGATGCAGAACTTGGTCTTTACGCGCATGTTGTAACCCACGATGCCGCCGATGTGCGAGACGATGAACGCGCCCGAATAGCTGACGCGCCCGGTGTTCTCGCAATAAGCCACGAAGGCCCCCGGCAGCGAACGCCCGAGGCTTCCGCCCAGCACGCCGCCCAGGTACATCCGCGGTTCGGCGTTCGGGGCCAGCGACGGACAGTTGCCCGTCGAGGTGATTTCGCCGCCGTTCTTGCAACGGATGACGACGTATTTGTTCATGCCGCAGACGCCGCCCACGTAATTGTCGTGCTGCGACCGGGGCGAACGGTGCGCAATGGAGCCGTAGTTCTCGCAGCGTTCCAGCGTGCCGTGGTTCACGTCGGCCACGAAACCCGCATAAAGCGCATCCTCGCCGTCGTCCGACACCTTCATCGAACAGCTCTCCGCGATCACGAGGTTGCGCACGGTGCTGCCCTCGGCGACGAGCCGGAACAGCCCGCCGTCGGTTTTCCAGTTGAGGATCGCGTGGCCCTCGCCGTCGAAGACGCCCTCGAAGGTCCCGATCCGCGCGAAACGTTTTACCTTGCCCATGTCGATATCGGCTTTCAAGTGCACCTCGCCGCGTTCGTCCTGCCATGCGGCGATGTCGCCGCCCGCATTGACGGCCTCGGCGAAAGCCGCGAGGTCCGCAGCGGAGGAGATGCCGCCCGCGGCAGCAGCCAAAGTTACCGCCACGGCAAGAAGAGTCAATGACAATTTCTTCATAATTCGGTTAAATTTTCAGGTTTGTTACCACTCCAACGTAGTCGTATAGTGTTCGCCGAAACGGTCCGTCGTCTCGATGGTCGCCTGCGTCGCTCCGGCCGTGGGCAGGATGCGGAACATGTGCGAGGTCCGGAAAGGCTCGAACGTGGCCGTGCTCTGCGCCGAATTGTAGTAGTCGGCCATCCGGACGAAGGCCCCGTCATAGGCGGTGACCCGCTTCATTTCGGCTTTGTCCTTGCCGCTGTCCGTATAGCGGACCTCGCCCCACCGGGCGTCGTGGTTCCAGACGTTGGCATAGACGTATCCGTCGTCGTACCAGACGCCCGGAGCATAGGCCCGGATCTGACGGTCGCGCCCCAGCCCCAAGGGTTTGTAATACCAGCTGATCTGCTCCCCATCGACATCCACGACCAGATAACCCCGCGGCGTTCCGTCGGTCGAGATCCGCTCGTTGAGCCACAGCGCCCCGGTCGAACGGGCCAGAATGTGCGACTCGACATTGGGGAATTTCGCCGCCGGCTCCTCGGCCGCATAGGCGTAGTTGAAATTGATGTGCGAATGGCCCGCCCAGGAGTGCACGAAACGGTACTGCGCCAGACGCGAGGCGTAGTCGGGGCCGTGCTTGTCGCGCTCGGCGGGCTCGGAGTCGGGTTTGCGGAACATCGAACTGTGGGCGCAGAGCATGACGATCTTGTTCTTATCGACGTATTTCAGGTCGTTGCACAGCCAGCTGTACACCTCGTCCGAAAGCCCGTCGTTATACGCCCCCGTAGTGTTCGGGTCGAGCGTGTTGTTCTTCATGATGATATTGTCGAGGAAGATGAAATGCAGCTCGCCCAGCTCGACCGAATAGCAGGTCGGGCCGAGGTACTCCTCGAACTTCTTCACCGCCTCGCGGTCGGTCGCCACGTTCTGCACATGATCGTGGTTGCCGATCACGTTGAAGACCGGGAAATCGAAATCCGCGATCCCGGCGCAATAGGTCGGATAGAGCGACATATCGTTGTGGACCAGGTCGCCCAGCGAAATGCTGTAAACCGGGCGGTCGGTGATCGACGCGGCCGTCTCCTGCAAATCGCGGCACATCTCCTCGTACACGTCGATCGAATGGAACGCGAAGTTGTCGTAACGCGCATTGCGTGAACGGATCTGCGGATCGGCCGTCATCAGGATCGTATAGCGCGAGGCCGCCTTGCGGCGGGCCGTGAGCGTGAAATCGGCCCGGACCTTCGCAGAACCCTCGGGAATACGCTGCCAGAACTGCGGGATGCCGTCCTTCACGGGAATCTCATACGCCGCGGGGATGGTCACCTGCACGAACCTCCGCTTCGAAAGGTCGCTGTCGAGCGTATAGTTTCCGAACTCGTCGGTCAGGGTCGTGAGCAGTCCGTCGCTCACGACCACCCCTTCGACGGGCAGCCCCCGCTGGTCGAGGACCGTTCCGCTGACGGCCGCGTCCGGGCCCGGCCCGATCCCTCCGGGCGCGTCGTTGCCTCCGCAGGCGGCCAGCAGCCACCCGGCCAAGAGGACGAATATCAGTTGTCGTAGCATGCGTCGCATCGTTGTTCTAAAAAACGGGGACGGAACGGAGGCTTCCGCCCCGTCCCCGACCCACTAACCGTTTATTTTCCGTCCCAAAGGGTGTTTCCCGAGCCGGTGAAATTCTTGTCGCCGCAGACGTTATCGGACATCAGGGCCACGGGATCGCCGCTCGACCCCTTGAACTGACCGCCGAAACGGCAGTCGTCGATCGTAGTGCCGGCAACCGAAGTGCCGGCAATGCCGCCGCCGACGAACTTGGCCTGTCCGTAGGTCTGGGAATAGAGTATCCCGTAATGATCGCTGCTCCGCACGGCGGAACCTTCGGACAAATCGCCGACGACACCGCCGAGCTTGACGGTCGTCGCATCGCCCGTTCCATCCGCCGTAACGGTCGCACGGTTCAGACACCCCTCGATCTGCGTGTTCATTGCCTGGGCAGCGATACCTCCCGACCGGCCGTTCCGGTTGGCGGTGGGGAAATCGCCGGTATTCGTACAATCCCGGATCTGTGCGACCGAAGCATATCCGACCACACCGCCCGCCATACCGCGGTAAACGGTCATCATACCCGAATTGACGCAGGAGGAAACGACATTGGGATCGCCCGTGGAAACGAGCGCCCCGACGATACCGCCCGCACAATTAGCGCGCTTGCCGCTCGCATTCCCGTCGTATTCGATGTTGTTGTTGTAATAATCATTGTTCACCTCTCCGCTGTTGGTGCAGTCCGAAATCGTACAGTTCGGCTCGAAGACATATCCGGCGATGCCTCCCATATAAACGGGCATGGCATTGGCGCGGGTCGATGCCATTCGGTCGTGAATCAGCCCCGCCGCATTCTTCGAACCGGCAATGGAGGCACCCGAATAGTCATAATCCAGATCGCCCACGATTCCGGCAATACCGCCCAGGCAACGTGCTTTCCAGTTCGCCGTGCCCGATGCCGGAGCGGCTACGACCGAGACGGCGCCCTCGTTGAGCGTGGCGGAGATTTTACCGAGATGCTGCCCCACGATTCCTCCGGCGCAAGCCTGCGCACCCGAATTGTGCTCCATCAGGTCGATCGAAACGGCGCCCGAATTGGTCGTGTCGCCGTTGCCGGTGATCGAACCGCCGTCCATCAGCTGACCTGCGATACCGCCGACATAGGCGTATCGGGGACCGATATACCCCTCTTTCAGCGGGCCGGCAGTTCCGCCGGGATTGCCGGGAAGCGACACCGCCGCCGCATTGACGACATTCGACACGGCGCCATCGGCCGAACCGACGATACCGCCGATAATGACGAACTTGCAGATCGCAGCCGCCGAAACGCCGCCGCGGTTCTTGCTGTCGGAAAGCGCTCCGGTCGTTTTTCCGGCAATGCCGCCGGCATAAGCGTAGCGGCAGGCATCGCCGTCACGGTTGACCGAAAGCGAAATCGGCTGTTTGTTGGTACAGCCCGTAACGGCACCGTCGGCCCAGCCGGCAATGCCGCCCGTATAACTCATAAACGCCGCCGTGACTGCGAGCATGATCGACTTGGTGCTCTCGGTCGTGCAGTTCTCGACCGTGCCGCCGGCATAGCCGACCACGCCGCCCGTGTAGAGGCTGTATTTCTTGTTGTCCTTTTCCGTGGCGCCGTTGGAAACGACCGACCCGTCGTTGACGCACCCCGTCATCACGGCTCCGGGTTCCGTCCGGGCCACGACGCCGCCGATCGAAAGATCGTTGCAAACCACCTGGCTGCCCAGCGTGACGAGCCCGCTGTTCGAACAGTTCTCGACACGTCCGGTCGCCCCGACCAGACCGGCCAGACCGCCTACGCC of the Alistipes senegalensis JC50 genome contains:
- a CDS encoding calcineurin-like phosphoesterase C-terminal domain-containing protein; the protein is MLRQLIFVLLAGWLLAACGGNDAPGGIGPGPDAAVSGTVLDQRGLPVEGVVVSDGLLTTLTDEFGNYTLDSDLSKRRFVQVTIPAAYEIPVKDGIPQFWQRIPEGSAKVRADFTLTARRKAASRYTILMTADPQIRSRNARYDNFAFHSIDVYEEMCRDLQETAASITDRPVYSISLGDLVHNDMSLYPTYCAGIADFDFPVFNVIGNHDHVQNVATDREAVKKFEEYLGPTCYSVELGELHFIFLDNIIMKNNTLDPNTTGAYNDGLSDEVYSWLCNDLKYVDKNKIVMLCAHSSMFRKPDSEPAERDKHGPDYASRLAQYRFVHSWAGHSHINFNYAYAAEEPAAKFPNVESHILARSTGALWLNERISTDGTPRGYLVVDVDGEQISWYYKPLGLGRDRQIRAYAPGVWYDDGYVYANVWNHDARWGEVRYTDSGKDKAEMKRVTAYDGAFVRMADYYNSAQSTATFEPFRTSHMFRILPTAGATQATIETTDRFGEHYTTTLEW
- a CDS encoding calcineurin-like phosphoesterase C-terminal domain-containing protein yields the protein MKRLIIYIWAALLCCAAYAQTPNVTGRVVSSGGLPVEGVVVSDGLNCTQTDAEGRYALTSDLSQRRFVFISVPAEYEIPARHGCPQFFKRIDRFQKEVKADFVLEPRLTPAEHHTLLVQGDPQIKNYGVDGSAEAYRSVVIPDMIRMRSTIGTPCYGINLGDLVYNDMNVYNAYIDNTERVNTTTFNVIGNHDHDQTTILSDSLGTVYFEMYLGPTCYSANIGNMHYVFVDNILYGREDASKSYELGLSDEIAHWLRQDLSYVPKDKTIMICAHSQMFKKYSSFSTRNRNYAVYRDELLKFRNVYSWAGHNHHTYIYNYNRSEQMPIENLTAVTVTRSTGSLRLNKHLNNDGTPQGYMIVDVDGDDVSWYYHSCGKDRSHQMRLYSPVRTGSDYVLANVWTWDDAWGPVEWWENGVKMGEMEPCEEFDPDYVDLYATVTNKTTRKYCQPAKSFHMFRIKPSPGVKAGEVRVTDRFGTTYTEHVSW
- a CDS encoding BACON domain-containing protein; amino-acid sequence: MKKYIFLIFAAATAVFAACSSDEGTSAYPDKLEVVMTPAWDATRGMTSSSQTRTVAVTLNVESVHWTVASDSDWCIVDEEENHVGSGEFTVEVTANEDFKSRDAVVTLSAGAFTYRMTVDQSGNIFILDKVYSVVAPNDSEAIEVVVKTLSEWQPVDSEWIHGEVVETSEPDAESGMTTSTLRIRCDANTGAAGRYGTLTIEPTDGVGYSTEYAVYQFGTDMPFDTDGKLDLAAKGEVKFDVVAPAEAVVGVTCPTWVTYVSEPDGEQATYTFSVAENPSDTKTEREGVIGFSIKDIEAQTALPTIRQAFYPAGGIVSGAGLKMFAEAFNAGEDTSDWMSGEDGKTVEVLGDVDMKDVEWTSIGTAERPFDGVMAGNGHLLLNWNTAQPLFGYTAEGSEIRELTIDATSRVTARSIAAGEYAAAFVGVCNGALRNCSNMAAVTLDAAATVDGACGVGGLAGLVGATGRVENCSNSGLVTLGSQVVCNDLSIGGVVARTEPGAVMTGCVNDGSVVSNGATEKDNKKYSLYTGGVVGYAGGTVENCTTESTKSIMLAVTAAFMSYTGGIAGWADGAVTGCTNKQPISLSVNRDGDACRYAYAGGIAGKTTGALSDSKNRGGVSAAAICKFVIIGGIVGSADGAVSNVVNAAAVSLPGNPGGTAGPLKEGYIGPRYAYVGGIAGQLMDGGSITGNGDTTNSGAVSIDLMEHNSGAQACAGGIVGQHLGKISATLNEGAVSVVAAPASGTANWKARCLGGIAGIVGDLDYDYSGASIAGSKNAAGLIHDRMASTRANAMPVYMGGIAGYVFEPNCTISDCTNSGEVNNDYYNNNIEYDGNASGKRANCAGGIVGALVSTGDPNVVSSCVNSGMMTVYRGMAGGVVGYASVAQIRDCTNTGDFPTANRNGRSGGIAAQAMNTQIEGCLNRATVTADGTGDATTVKLGGVVGDLSEGSAVRSSDHYGILYSQTYGQAKFVGGGIAGTSVAGTTIDDCRFGGQFKGSSGDPVALMSDNVCGDKNFTGSGNTLWDGK